Genomic window (Helianthus annuus cultivar XRQ/B chromosome 3, HanXRQr2.0-SUNRISE, whole genome shotgun sequence):
ATTCTCATAGTTATGTAATTCAAGTTTATAACACAACTTCAAATTATGCAAAAATGAATCAATACAAAGAAACATGACAAGAATGCAACATACCTTCAAGTCCAAAATGTTAAAAACATTCCCTATATCATCAAGTTCATGTGGTAAATCAGAAGCATAAGTCCACCGCCCATCAACAACAAATCGATAATGGTAAACGCCAACGTTTAACACCTTAACGATAAAGAAATCGCTGCCCGAACACTCTAATAACTCCCTGATCAACACAAAATATGATCAAGAAAGCACAAAACCATAGCAATAATATATAAATACTTTATGAACAAACCTTGTCCTCCAGTTATCCCATGACCCCTCAATTGCAATTTCTGTGCCACCATGAATCCATCTTATCACCACTGGCATACTCTTTTCTTGATTCACAGATTTATATTCATCTCTTTGAACCTGCACAATCTAAAATTATTAAACCATAAGTGGGACCCataaaaaccaaaccaaaccaacaCAAGACTGAATCTTGAGGATACTATATATAATATGtctatatgtgtatatatataatagtttGACTGTTTGAGTTACCTGAGGCGTGTGAGAAGCTGAAGCCCTATGGTGGGGAAGCATATGCGCAGGATAGCTGCTGCTGCTGTTTCTATCACTAACATGCGCCTGAGCATGACCACATTCCATGAAGCACTCATCTTGATCAAACTGTTTACCCTTTGCTTGTTCTCTGACACTAACATTACCCATTACTTATTTACTGTCACccacttaaaaccctaatcttgATTCAATCAAGATCTCAACTTTAAGTCTTTAACAATCAAGAAAtgatgaagaacagaagaaagAAAATACCCAAATCAGAAAGGTAAATTTTTGTTACTTAAAAAAGGGAAATTGACAGATACCCATCACATAGGAGCAGGTAACATGATTTTAGCAGCTTTGCTATGATTGATGGAAGCTCCCCTTTTTGTCCTCTTTATTTTTCACACAAAAACACAAAGTGACTCTGTTTTttttctctcactaaaaccctggTTCTTGTTGGAGAAAAAGGCTACTGTGTGTTTATTCTCCAATGAGTTTGGAGGATCTTTTGGTTCTAAGGGTGAACGGGGCGCAATCGGTGAAGTGATCGGTGAACcatttccccgatcgggaacaccgccgccatccccgcAGGGTCCCGAATCGGGGGTGAAGATGGGCATGGACTCACCGATGGAGGAGGGGGGAAGTTTGGTGGGCCAGCTGAGCATCAACCAATCAtagattttctttgttttttttttttttttgaataaaaaaataaggggagttaagaggggagtggcgccatcaaatgggggtgttaggggagtttaagaggggagttgacgtggcacacggggattggtttggcgtaagagaggggactcacctattaggtgagcacccccttcaccctaatatttttatatttaggCACTTGGAGGAAATTAATTTCTCTTTATGCAGGTTATTAAATTAATTATTTGTACAAagttcaattttttatttttgttattattgtAAAGAAAATAATTAGGTATGAAAGTTAGAAGAAAATACtttttttaatgtttattttATACAAAGGAATGTTACATCATTTAGATCATTGTGTTGTGTATTTAGTTAATTACCCTTGGTAGTCCTTTAACAATCATAAATTGTTTATTAACAATGGTGTGTGGGTAGGATATTTTGATTTTATGAATAGCGTGTCAGTTTTACATACAAATAACTATTTT
Coding sequences:
- the LOC110929582 gene encoding SNF1-related protein kinase regulatory subunit beta-2 isoform X2 — protein: MGNVSVREQAKGKQFDQDECFMECGHAQAHVSDRNSSSSYPAHMLPHHRASASHTPQVQRDEYKSVNQEKSMPVVIRWIHGGTEIAIEGSWDNWRTRELLECSGSDFFIVKVLNVGVYHYRFVVDGRWTYASDLPHELDDIGNVFNILDLKESYSENGGRDEEPECPSSPVSSYNNAGFTLQDFGEKLPELPPLLQQMPLNQPSSSKNFQQALHKPLPANLNHLYVKRDGSNQPVVALSSSQRFRSKFVTTVLYKPFKKVRK
- the LOC110929582 gene encoding SNF1-related protein kinase regulatory subunit beta-2 isoform X1 — protein: MGNVSVREQAKGKQFDQDECFMECGHAQAHVSDRNSSSSYPAHMLPHHRASASHTPQIVQVQRDEYKSVNQEKSMPVVIRWIHGGTEIAIEGSWDNWRTRELLECSGSDFFIVKVLNVGVYHYRFVVDGRWTYASDLPHELDDIGNVFNILDLKESYSENGGRDEEPECPSSPVSSYNNAGFTLQDFGEKLPELPPLLQQMPLNQPSSSKNFQQALHKPLPANLNHLYVKRDGSNQPVVALSSSQRFRSKFVTTVLYKPFKKVRK